A genomic window from Cutibacterium acnes includes:
- the rpsI gene encoding 30S ribosomal protein S9, which produces MTDTPTENLENTEVTPFTEGDREIAYRTDSNPTVAAGDSKRPAMIAPGAATGRRKEAIARVRITPGSGQWKINGRTLEDYFPNKVHQQIVTEPFATAGVEGAYDVIARIGGGGVTGQAGALRLGIARALNNVDPEASRPALKKAGMLTRDARVKERKKAGLKKARKAPQYSKR; this is translated from the coding sequence GTGACTGACACCCCAACCGAGAACCTCGAGAACACCGAGGTCACCCCGTTCACCGAAGGCGACCGTGAGATCGCCTACCGCACCGACTCCAACCCGACCGTGGCTGCCGGTGATTCCAAGCGCCCCGCCATGATCGCCCCCGGTGCTGCCACCGGCCGCCGCAAGGAGGCCATCGCCCGCGTCCGCATCACTCCCGGCTCTGGCCAATGGAAGATCAACGGCCGCACTCTGGAGGACTACTTCCCGAACAAGGTCCATCAGCAGATTGTGACCGAGCCCTTCGCTACCGCTGGTGTTGAGGGTGCATACGACGTCATTGCCCGCATCGGTGGTGGCGGCGTCACCGGACAGGCTGGTGCGCTGCGTCTGGGTATCGCCCGTGCGCTCAATAACGTTGACCCCGAGGCCTCGCGTCCGGCCCTCAAGAAGGCCGGCATGCTGACCCGCGACGCCCGCGTCAAAGAGCGCAAGAAGGCTGGACTCAAGAAGGCCCGTAAGGCTCCGCAGTACTCGAAGCGTTGA
- a CDS encoding DUF1540 domain-containing protein, with protein MKGLDMSTATPVVSCSVTDCAFNDSGCTAFAVTVGGASGQPTCATVTHLDARAGLSSADGRVGACQRIECVHNDKLMCTAQQVAISDAASCTAYQAR; from the coding sequence ATGAAAGGTCTCGACATGTCTACCGCAACTCCCGTTGTTTCTTGTTCCGTTACCGATTGCGCCTTCAATGATTCCGGCTGCACCGCCTTCGCGGTGACCGTCGGTGGAGCTTCTGGGCAGCCCACGTGCGCAACCGTTACCCATCTCGATGCTCGCGCCGGTCTGTCCTCAGCTGATGGCCGCGTCGGTGCATGTCAGCGTATTGAGTGTGTCCACAATGACAAGCTCATGTGCACTGCCCAGCAGGTTGCCATCAGCGACGCCGCGAGCTGCACTGCTTACCAGGCTCGCTGA
- the truA gene encoding tRNA pseudouridine(38-40) synthase TruA — protein MTRWRLDIAYDGANFSGWATQPDRRTVQGELETWIPRVLRLDQPTPLTVAGRTDAGVHARGQVAHVDLPDNVDTSAMLRRLSRVLTPDIVVTSVRPVPSTFDARFSALWRRYVYRLWDESSRPDPVTRFHVAPVRGHLDLDCLNTAGTSLLGLRDFAAFCKHREGATTIRTLLDCHAERLDDPCGTVEVTVRADAFCHSMVRSLVGALTAVASGRRSQDWLDNVAASTSRASSVLVMPACGLTLEEVGYPSDEDLARRAAQARSRRSHNDICDTCWGDR, from the coding sequence ATGACCCGCTGGCGCCTGGACATCGCCTATGACGGGGCGAACTTCTCGGGGTGGGCCACCCAGCCCGATCGCCGCACCGTGCAGGGTGAGCTGGAAACGTGGATTCCCCGCGTACTCCGTCTCGACCAGCCCACTCCCCTAACAGTCGCGGGGCGTACTGACGCCGGCGTTCATGCCCGCGGCCAGGTGGCCCACGTCGACCTACCCGACAACGTCGACACCTCGGCGATGCTGCGTCGGCTGTCGCGGGTCCTCACCCCCGACATCGTCGTGACGTCGGTACGCCCCGTCCCCAGCACGTTCGACGCCCGGTTCTCGGCGCTGTGGCGTCGTTACGTTTACCGCCTGTGGGACGAGTCCTCCCGTCCTGACCCGGTGACCCGGTTCCACGTGGCACCCGTGCGAGGACACCTCGACCTCGACTGCCTCAACACCGCCGGCACTTCTCTTCTCGGGCTGCGCGACTTCGCGGCCTTCTGCAAACACCGCGAGGGCGCCACAACAATCCGTACCCTCCTCGACTGCCACGCCGAACGGCTCGACGACCCGTGCGGCACCGTCGAAGTGACCGTCCGCGCTGACGCCTTTTGTCACTCCATGGTGAGATCCCTCGTCGGAGCTCTCACCGCAGTCGCCTCGGGGCGGCGCAGCCAAGATTGGCTCGACAACGTCGCCGCCAGTACCTCGCGGGCATCATCAGTGCTCGTCATGCCGGCCTGCGGGCTCACCCTCGAAGAGGTCGGCTACCCGTCCGACGAGGATCTCGCTCGACGCGCTGCCCAAGCCCGTTCCCGTCGAAGCCACAACGACATCTGCGACACCTGTTGGGGGGACCGATGA
- the rplM gene encoding 50S ribosomal protein L13 produces MTTYSPKAGEVQRKWYVIDAEDIVLGRLATTAANLLRGKHKPQYAPHIDTGDFVVVVNASKIALTGKKATDSLRYDHSGRPGGLRVTSIGEMLAKNPRRAVERAVWGMMPKNKLSRQQLKKLKVYGGPEHPHAAQNPQPYEITQIAQ; encoded by the coding sequence GTGACCACCTACAGCCCCAAGGCCGGCGAGGTGCAGCGTAAGTGGTACGTCATTGACGCCGAGGACATCGTCTTGGGCCGTCTGGCTACCACTGCTGCCAACCTCCTGCGCGGCAAGCACAAGCCGCAGTACGCCCCCCACATCGACACCGGTGACTTTGTCGTCGTCGTCAACGCCTCTAAGATTGCGCTGACCGGCAAGAAGGCCACCGACTCACTGCGTTACGACCACTCCGGACGCCCGGGCGGCCTGCGCGTCACCAGCATCGGCGAGATGCTTGCGAAGAACCCGCGCCGTGCCGTGGAGCGCGCGGTGTGGGGCATGATGCCCAAGAACAAGCTGTCGCGTCAGCAGCTCAAGAAGCTGAAGGTGTATGGCGGCCCTGAGCATCCGCACGCTGCGCAGAACCCGCAGCCTTACGAGATCACCCAGATCGCCCAGTGA
- a CDS encoding alpha/beta fold hydrolase: MKKNWLLTTLLATVTIAMGTTTTAFASPPTDITPEHPGGVTAPHSPDGIPSNIEGPSTPSWTSAIRFAMKNPGAKVPGTNDFACKPRKGTHPVVLIPGTSEDAFITWSYYGPHLKAAGFCAYTFNYNPETHPLVEAAETSGNIYSTAAFMAHFIDRVLKTTGAQKVDLIGHSQGGGPLPRAYIKYYGGAKKVHHLVGLVPSNKGTSMLGLEKFLNASGNPLNTIFNAVAQFHNLGSLPQQLQDSTFLRELNADGMTVPGITYTVIATRFDNRVFPWTNTFINEPGVKNIVIQDVCPLDHSAHTNIPYDPMTFQIVINALDPERAAPVICTIRPFRPR; the protein is encoded by the coding sequence ATGAAGAAAAACTGGTTACTCACAACCCTCCTTGCCACAGTGACGATCGCCATGGGAACGACGACCACCGCCTTCGCCAGCCCACCTACCGACATCACTCCCGAACATCCAGGCGGGGTTACCGCGCCTCACAGCCCCGACGGAATCCCCTCGAATATTGAGGGACCAAGTACGCCCAGCTGGACCTCTGCAATCAGGTTCGCAATGAAGAATCCCGGCGCGAAGGTCCCGGGCACCAACGACTTCGCCTGCAAACCGAGGAAAGGCACCCATCCCGTCGTGCTCATCCCGGGCACATCCGAGGACGCCTTCATCACGTGGTCGTACTACGGCCCCCACCTCAAGGCAGCAGGATTCTGCGCCTACACGTTCAACTACAACCCGGAAACACATCCGCTTGTGGAAGCTGCTGAGACCAGCGGCAACATCTACTCCACGGCAGCCTTCATGGCCCACTTCATTGACAGGGTGCTCAAGACAACCGGTGCTCAGAAGGTCGATCTCATCGGCCATTCGCAGGGTGGCGGTCCCCTGCCGCGCGCGTACATCAAATATTACGGAGGCGCCAAGAAGGTCCATCATCTCGTCGGTTTAGTTCCTTCCAACAAAGGAACAAGCATGCTCGGCCTGGAGAAGTTCCTCAATGCCAGTGGAAATCCGCTCAACACTATTTTCAATGCCGTAGCGCAGTTTCACAATCTGGGATCCCTGCCCCAACAGTTGCAAGACTCCACATTTCTCAGGGAACTCAACGCGGATGGAATGACCGTCCCCGGCATCACATACACCGTCATCGCCACCCGGTTCGACAACCGAGTATTTCCGTGGACGAATACCTTCATCAATGAGCCCGGAGTCAAGAACATCGTCATCCAAGATGTCTGCCCCTTAGACCACAGCGCCCACACGAATATCCCCTATGACCCGATGACCTTCCAGATTGTCATCAATGCCTTGGACCCCGAACGGGCCGCCCCGGTCATCTGCACCATTCGCCCATTCAGGCCCAGGTAG
- a CDS encoding energy-coupling factor transporter transmembrane component T, with protein MSRLVTRTANPVVGIPVAATPSSTRTVHPWSWWAWAAGCGIAISLTNNPLLVVLITAAVTLVVAVRRTDEPWARSARVYAGMAFTVIIIRVFFQILTGGDGKGTVLFRLPEASLPNWAAGICLGGPVTAEGLAATGYDALRLAGMLACLGAANSLANPRRVLKSVPAALHDISVAVVIALSVFPQLIASAQRVRRARRLRGNTRKGIRALGAVLVPVLEDSVEMSMSLARGMESRGYGRTRDGRRVRPGTRVLLVVSVMALTLGCYGVLANPTGSFSTDPSTCAPGSLCSWLLMDRMGQHIGAVLIVAGIIGSVVGLRISGRRLGVSRYRPDPWTWQATASCLCGAVAIVAMIWLSRANPKAITVSTSPVVWPPLEPAMLLLVVAAALPGVFTPAPQRSTQADPEQAASWTSRQDEVPQS; from the coding sequence ATGTCAAGATTGGTGACGAGGACAGCCAACCCGGTCGTTGGGATTCCGGTAGCAGCCACCCCAAGCAGTACGAGGACCGTCCATCCGTGGTCGTGGTGGGCCTGGGCGGCAGGCTGCGGTATCGCCATCAGCCTCACCAATAATCCGCTCCTCGTCGTCCTCATCACGGCAGCCGTCACCCTCGTCGTCGCTGTGCGCCGCACTGACGAACCGTGGGCCAGGTCCGCAAGGGTGTATGCCGGCATGGCCTTCACGGTCATCATTATTCGCGTATTCTTTCAAATTCTTACGGGTGGCGACGGGAAGGGAACCGTGCTCTTCCGTCTTCCCGAAGCGTCCCTGCCCAACTGGGCTGCCGGAATTTGCCTCGGCGGGCCGGTCACTGCTGAAGGGCTGGCCGCCACCGGTTACGACGCCCTCCGACTAGCCGGAATGCTGGCCTGCCTCGGTGCCGCCAACTCGTTGGCCAACCCCAGACGCGTCCTCAAATCCGTGCCAGCGGCACTGCACGACATTTCGGTGGCCGTCGTCATCGCGCTATCGGTCTTTCCTCAACTCATCGCCTCGGCGCAGCGGGTCCGACGAGCCCGACGGCTACGCGGGAACACACGAAAAGGGATCCGCGCCCTGGGGGCCGTGCTCGTCCCGGTATTGGAAGACTCGGTGGAGATGTCGATGTCCCTGGCCCGCGGGATGGAGTCCCGCGGATACGGGCGCACCCGTGACGGCCGTCGCGTCCGCCCGGGAACCCGCGTTCTGCTCGTCGTGTCCGTGATGGCACTGACCCTAGGGTGCTACGGCGTCCTGGCCAACCCGACCGGATCCTTCAGCACCGACCCGTCAACGTGCGCACCCGGCAGCCTGTGCTCATGGCTCCTCATGGACCGAATGGGTCAGCACATCGGCGCCGTGCTCATCGTCGCCGGGATCATCGGGTCGGTCGTCGGATTACGGATCTCGGGACGTCGCCTCGGGGTAAGTCGATACCGCCCCGATCCGTGGACCTGGCAGGCTACGGCGTCCTGCTTGTGCGGAGCAGTTGCGATAGTCGCCATGATCTGGCTATCCCGCGCCAACCCCAAGGCCATCACCGTCTCTACATCGCCGGTAGTTTGGCCGCCACTGGAACCAGCAATGCTCCTCCTCGTCGTGGCAGCCGCCTTACCTGGGGTTTTCACCCCCGCACCCCAAAGATCCACCCAGGCTGACCCCGAGCAGGCCGCGTCGTGGACATCCCGACAAGACGAGGTACCCCAGTCATGA
- the coaA gene encoding type I pantothenate kinase, whose protein sequence is MNLTPTTPVDDDNTEPGPFIELSRESWAALSDSTEIDIDEATLDHIRGLGDPTSHRDVVEVYRPLTQLIHLYCMHTGALFDASNNFLQLTRHGMKRTPFVIGIAGSVAVGKSTVARLLRELLGRSPRRPVVDLVTTDGFLYPNRVLEERELLSRKGFPESYDRKALLRFVVDVKSGMPEVTAPVYSHVTYDIVPNQQLVVRQPDILIIEGLNVLQPPRPRSSGTMGLALSDFFDFSVYVDAEEADIIRWYINRFLTLRQTAFTDPHSFFGEYARMPDNEAITIAKEIWDTINGPNLVQNVLPTRGRATAILHKGPDHEVRNVWIRKV, encoded by the coding sequence ATGAACTTGACCCCCACCACCCCCGTTGACGACGACAACACCGAACCGGGGCCGTTCATCGAATTATCGCGAGAATCGTGGGCCGCACTTTCGGACTCGACCGAGATCGATATCGACGAGGCCACCCTGGACCACATCCGTGGTCTCGGCGACCCCACTAGTCACCGCGACGTCGTCGAGGTGTACCGCCCGTTGACCCAACTCATCCACCTGTACTGCATGCACACGGGCGCCCTCTTCGACGCCTCCAATAACTTCCTCCAACTCACCCGCCACGGTATGAAGCGCACCCCCTTTGTCATCGGGATCGCTGGGTCGGTGGCCGTTGGCAAGTCGACCGTGGCTCGTCTGCTACGGGAGCTCCTGGGACGTTCCCCGCGCCGTCCGGTCGTGGACCTCGTGACGACCGACGGATTCCTCTACCCCAACCGGGTACTCGAGGAACGCGAGCTGCTTTCCCGCAAGGGATTCCCTGAATCCTACGACCGCAAGGCTTTGCTGAGGTTCGTCGTCGATGTCAAGTCCGGGATGCCTGAAGTCACCGCACCGGTTTACTCTCACGTCACCTACGACATCGTGCCCAACCAGCAACTCGTCGTCCGGCAACCCGACATCCTCATTATTGAGGGGCTTAACGTTCTACAGCCACCACGACCGCGCAGCAGTGGGACAATGGGACTAGCCCTGAGCGACTTCTTCGACTTCTCGGTATACGTCGATGCTGAGGAGGCCGACATCATCCGGTGGTACATCAACCGGTTCCTCACCCTGCGGCAAACCGCGTTCACCGACCCCCACTCGTTCTTCGGTGAGTACGCACGAATGCCCGACAACGAGGCCATCACCATCGCTAAGGAGATCTGGGACACCATCAACGGCCCGAACCTGGTGCAGAACGTGCTGCCCACCCGCGGCCGGGCTACCGCGATCCTGCATAAGGGTCCCGACCACGAGGTCCGCAATGTGTGGATCAGGAAGGTTTGA
- the trmB gene encoding tRNA (guanosine(46)-N7)-methyltransferase TrmB, whose product MSKYSCSPTLDVDRRSITSAGVHFNHRVAQSHRLSFDPVRPDPAPLDPTDASPAQARRHQPGLGVEVSAGAHRSGDRVRRGVVSFVRRSPRMNVSQQRAMNTLASTYLIDVPRDATSTSVAPGSRLDLPAIFGRTAPLTVEIGVGSGDVLAALAAAHPERDFIGFEVYLPSIATTLNKLENAGAGNARVIMADATAGLEHLFGPADLDELWTFFADPWHKKRHHKRRIVNPDTARLVTSRLRPGGLWRLATDWDDYAHWMLEVLSAEPLLKPVDAGPDGFSPRWPERPVTRYENKGLTAGRTIHDLTWRRVDGS is encoded by the coding sequence ATGTCAAAATATTCATGTTCACCAACTCTTGACGTGGATCGCCGCTCCATCACTTCAGCCGGCGTACACTTCAATCACCGCGTCGCTCAGAGTCATCGACTATCATTCGACCCCGTGCGACCCGACCCCGCTCCCCTCGATCCGACCGACGCTTCCCCTGCCCAGGCTCGCCGCCATCAGCCGGGGCTAGGGGTCGAGGTGTCAGCCGGGGCACACCGCTCGGGCGACCGGGTCCGGCGCGGTGTCGTCTCCTTCGTGCGGCGATCCCCCCGGATGAACGTCTCTCAGCAACGAGCCATGAATACCTTGGCCAGCACGTACCTCATCGACGTCCCCCGCGACGCCACCAGCACCTCGGTCGCACCTGGATCCCGTCTAGACCTCCCCGCGATCTTCGGTCGCACCGCCCCGCTTACCGTAGAGATCGGAGTTGGGTCTGGCGACGTGCTGGCAGCGCTAGCGGCCGCCCATCCCGAGCGAGACTTCATCGGTTTCGAGGTCTACCTGCCCTCCATCGCGACGACCCTCAACAAGCTCGAGAACGCTGGCGCAGGTAACGCCCGGGTCATCATGGCCGATGCCACAGCAGGGCTGGAACACCTCTTCGGACCCGCCGACCTCGACGAATTGTGGACCTTCTTCGCTGATCCATGGCACAAAAAGCGTCACCACAAACGTCGCATCGTCAACCCCGACACAGCCCGTCTGGTGACGTCCCGGCTGCGTCCGGGCGGTCTGTGGCGTCTGGCCACCGACTGGGACGACTACGCCCACTGGATGCTCGAAGTACTCTCAGCCGAGCCGCTGCTCAAGCCGGTCGACGCTGGGCCGGACGGTTTTAGCCCGCGCTGGCCCGAACGGCCGGTGACCCGTTACGAGAACAAGGGGCTGACGGCCGGACGCACCATTCACGACCTCACCTGGCGTCGCGTGGACGGGTCATGA
- a CDS encoding endo-beta-N-acetylglucosaminidase translates to MKRALIAGVAALVGLAALTPPAVADDSVAPVGAHALASAQPRNAGHRLQDIRTRSPQTDPYARYLRAEVPLQPRIPHDPSTQAHPELDARAQVMLMQGDYGNSFFGNFRANDGFAHNVLNFWQYADYWSPWHGSATARTPQSLYDPATSDWRTRNFEFGVVDIPNPAYTNAAHRNGVKSIATIYFDPAFRPGLTFKEAFDKDPTSRGYIIAEKLVEMAKYFGYDGYFLNEEEGNLQDSRFRPFMSYLTSKGLYTQWYTNTPGTWSSSKASLLDHGRIMNSVFLNYNWPGTQDRSVEAAKAEGYDPYQSLFFGVEANQAGFNGKHRSATELPSLYESRRNHSPKASVALFTPSDMYQRGLADAVKPKGADKDVPLFQQDPYQWMVAERERMYFSGVTSNPKDTGAHPGHSRPEVGVADSSSWVGAADFIPARSVIGGRQFHTDFNTGHGMKWYSAGDVSAAASWTDMDAQSILPSWQWWIDTEGTRPSVDFDYGPSDRRKDVHGAPVSLLYHQVGAWCGGSSLVVHGMMSKTTTLRLFKTRLAMTADTSMPITFRKSSKDHGTMKAALVFADDPGRVVTVDVPR, encoded by the coding sequence GTGAAACGAGCGCTTATCGCTGGGGTCGCTGCCCTGGTGGGGCTCGCGGCCTTGACGCCCCCTGCCGTCGCCGATGACTCCGTAGCACCCGTGGGAGCCCATGCCCTGGCATCGGCCCAACCCCGCAACGCTGGGCATCGACTTCAGGACATCCGGACGCGGAGTCCCCAGACCGACCCTTACGCCCGGTACCTGCGTGCCGAGGTGCCCCTGCAACCTCGTATCCCTCACGATCCGTCTACCCAGGCCCATCCGGAGCTGGATGCCAGGGCCCAGGTCATGCTCATGCAGGGCGACTACGGAAACTCCTTCTTCGGCAATTTCCGTGCCAATGACGGGTTCGCCCACAACGTCCTCAACTTCTGGCAGTATGCCGACTACTGGAGCCCCTGGCACGGCTCAGCGACCGCACGGACTCCACAGTCCCTCTATGACCCTGCCACCAGTGACTGGCGGACGCGCAATTTCGAGTTCGGCGTCGTCGACATTCCGAATCCCGCGTACACCAACGCCGCCCATCGCAACGGCGTCAAGTCCATCGCGACGATCTACTTCGACCCGGCCTTCCGCCCCGGGCTGACTTTTAAGGAAGCCTTCGACAAGGATCCGACATCCCGGGGGTACATCATCGCCGAGAAACTAGTCGAGATGGCTAAGTACTTCGGTTACGACGGGTACTTCCTCAACGAGGAGGAGGGGAACCTTCAGGACTCGCGCTTCCGGCCGTTCATGAGCTATCTCACGTCGAAAGGCCTCTACACCCAGTGGTACACGAACACTCCAGGTACGTGGTCTTCGTCCAAGGCCAGTCTGCTTGACCACGGCAGGATCATGAACTCAGTGTTCCTTAACTACAACTGGCCCGGGACTCAAGATCGCTCGGTCGAGGCAGCCAAGGCTGAAGGATACGATCCATACCAGTCCTTGTTCTTCGGTGTCGAGGCGAATCAGGCGGGGTTCAACGGCAAGCATCGGTCAGCTACCGAACTTCCGAGTCTCTACGAGTCGAGGCGAAATCACAGCCCCAAGGCCTCGGTTGCACTCTTCACCCCCAGCGACATGTACCAGCGAGGTCTGGCTGATGCGGTCAAACCCAAGGGTGCGGACAAGGACGTACCACTTTTCCAACAGGATCCCTACCAGTGGATGGTGGCTGAGCGTGAGCGGATGTACTTCTCAGGAGTGACGTCGAATCCGAAGGACACCGGAGCCCATCCTGGCCATTCCCGTCCGGAGGTTGGCGTAGCGGACTCATCGTCCTGGGTAGGGGCCGCCGACTTCATTCCGGCTCGTTCGGTCATCGGCGGGAGACAGTTCCACACCGACTTCAATACCGGGCACGGCATGAAGTGGTACTCGGCGGGCGACGTCTCGGCTGCTGCATCATGGACCGACATGGACGCCCAGTCGATCCTGCCGAGCTGGCAGTGGTGGATCGACACCGAGGGGACACGTCCGTCGGTTGACTTCGACTATGGCCCGTCGGACCGACGCAAGGACGTTCATGGCGCTCCGGTCAGCCTGCTGTACCATCAAGTCGGAGCGTGGTGTGGCGGGTCATCGCTCGTCGTCCACGGGATGATGAGCAAGACGACGACGTTGCGGCTGTTCAAGACCCGCTTGGCCATGACGGCAGACACGAGCATGCCCATCACCTTCCGCAAGAGCTCGAAGGACCATGGCACCATGAAAGCCGCCCTCGTCTTCGCTGACGACCCGGGGCGCGTCGTCACGGTTGACGTGCCCCGGTAG
- a CDS encoding class I SAM-dependent methyltransferase, with amino-acid sequence MSQSSHDDHSPTHYFTTPEGPTRTRTITVNVWDDSMTMTTAGGVFSGTRLDPGTAVLMRSVTPPPSNGTFLDLGCGYGPIACALARACSGSHIVAVDVNDLAIDLTTRNAKALRVGDRVHACRPEEVDPDLRFDEIWSNPPIRVGKAALHEILTTWLARLSDEGVAHLVVGKNLGADSLTSWLCEQGFDAARVASAKGFRIIDVHA; translated from the coding sequence ATGAGCCAATCCAGCCACGACGACCATTCCCCCACCCACTACTTCACCACCCCAGAGGGACCCACCCGCACCCGCACTATCACCGTCAACGTCTGGGATGATTCCATGACTATGACAACGGCCGGCGGAGTGTTCTCCGGGACTCGACTCGACCCGGGTACCGCTGTCCTTATGCGGTCAGTGACTCCTCCACCATCCAACGGCACGTTTCTCGATCTCGGCTGCGGGTACGGCCCGATCGCCTGTGCGCTGGCCCGGGCCTGCTCCGGCTCCCACATCGTCGCCGTCGATGTCAACGACCTGGCCATCGACTTGACGACCCGCAATGCCAAGGCCCTCCGGGTCGGCGATCGCGTCCACGCCTGCCGTCCTGAGGAGGTCGACCCTGACCTTCGTTTCGACGAGATCTGGTCAAACCCGCCGATCCGGGTAGGCAAGGCGGCCTTACACGAAATATTGACAACGTGGCTGGCGCGCCTGAGCGACGAAGGAGTCGCTCACCTCGTCGTCGGGAAAAACCTCGGCGCAGACTCTCTCACCAGCTGGCTGTGCGAGCAAGGATTCGACGCAGCCCGAGTCGCTTCCGCGAAAGGATTCCGGATCATCGACGTCCATGCCTAA
- the glmM gene encoding phosphoglucosamine mutase: protein MARLFGTDGVRGVANQDLTAELALDLSVAAAHVLGEAGAFGHRQPTALVARDPRASGEFLEAAVCAGLASAGVDVLRVGVIPTPAAAYLVNEYRTDLGVMLSASHNPMPDNGIKFFSRGGVKLPDDLEDAIEQRMGEPWARPIGDKVGRIRYTPQAVDTYVDHLVRSLRQQDTLKGMKIVLDTANGASFHTATAAFTTQGAEVIAIHDQPDGLNINERCGSTHPEKLQAKVVEVGADMGLAFDGDADRCLAVDHEGNIVDGDHIIAILALALQEDHRLASNTVVATIMSNLGLIIAMRAHDIHVDQTKVGDRYVLESMNANGFSLGGEQSGHVIMSEFATTGDGVLTGLHLAARVARTGKTLKELASVMTRLPQALINVRGVDKLRAGIDPDVNKAVADANQKLGDAGRVVLRPSGTEPVVRVMVEAGTQEEADQICSELAETVKMSLAL, encoded by the coding sequence ATGGCACGACTTTTTGGAACTGACGGAGTGCGCGGTGTGGCTAATCAAGACCTCACCGCCGAGTTGGCCCTTGACCTTTCGGTCGCGGCCGCGCACGTTCTGGGCGAGGCGGGTGCTTTCGGACACCGCCAACCTACCGCGCTGGTAGCACGTGATCCTCGCGCCTCCGGCGAATTCCTCGAGGCCGCTGTCTGCGCTGGGTTAGCCAGCGCCGGTGTTGACGTGTTGCGCGTCGGCGTGATCCCGACTCCCGCGGCGGCCTACCTCGTCAACGAGTACCGCACTGATTTGGGCGTGATGCTCTCGGCATCTCACAACCCCATGCCTGATAACGGCATCAAGTTCTTCTCCCGCGGGGGCGTGAAACTTCCCGACGATCTTGAGGACGCCATTGAGCAGCGTATGGGTGAGCCGTGGGCCCGCCCTATTGGCGACAAGGTAGGACGTATCCGCTACACCCCGCAGGCTGTCGACACCTACGTCGATCACCTGGTGCGCTCGCTGCGCCAGCAAGACACTCTCAAGGGGATGAAGATTGTCCTCGACACCGCAAACGGTGCCTCCTTCCATACGGCGACGGCTGCCTTCACTACTCAGGGTGCCGAGGTCATCGCGATTCATGACCAGCCCGATGGCCTCAACATCAATGAGCGGTGCGGTTCCACCCACCCGGAGAAGCTGCAGGCCAAGGTTGTTGAGGTTGGGGCTGACATGGGATTGGCCTTTGACGGTGACGCTGATCGGTGCCTGGCTGTCGACCACGAAGGCAATATCGTCGATGGGGATCACATCATCGCGATTCTCGCGTTGGCTTTGCAGGAGGACCACCGTCTGGCCTCCAACACCGTTGTCGCGACGATCATGAGCAACCTTGGCCTCATCATCGCAATGCGCGCGCACGATATTCACGTCGATCAGACCAAGGTGGGTGACCGCTACGTCCTCGAGTCGATGAACGCCAATGGGTTCTCGCTGGGTGGTGAGCAGTCCGGGCACGTCATTATGAGTGAGTTCGCAACCACTGGTGACGGTGTTCTTACCGGTTTGCACCTGGCTGCGCGCGTCGCTCGTACCGGCAAGACCCTCAAGGAGCTCGCCTCGGTGATGACCCGTCTGCCGCAGGCGCTCATCAATGTGCGTGGCGTCGACAAGTTGCGAGCTGGTATCGATCCAGACGTTAATAAAGCGGTTGCTGACGCTAACCAGAAGCTCGGTGACGCCGGTCGAGTGGTGTTGCGTCCGTCGGGTACTGAGCCGGTCGTGCGGGTCATGGTCGAGGCTGGTACCCAGGAGGAAGCTGATCAGATCTGCTCTGAGTTGGCCGAGACCGTCAAGATGAGCCTGGCGTTGTGA